In Myxococcus virescens, a single genomic region encodes these proteins:
- a CDS encoding phosphatase PAP2 family protein: protein MLPPVRLPYRAFAIAVLLSVVPFSPAAAQGGSDEPRLHELRFDWTRDGVSTGVAGVLWISSEAFFKDNLAPAQCRWCDRAPDGTDRLNRLDRWGRGIVGSTPSARKRAHNWSNIVGFGALPAGVLGIQYAMGHGSGAPTRYFAQDATIIVQSAVFASLANQTVKFIAGRERPFVHILPEDQKGLTDHPSDNNLSFYSGHTNLAFSLVVSAGTVAALRGYKHQAWLWAVGLPVATSVGLLRMGADKHYLTDVATGALLGSAVGVAVPLLLHGRKGEATPNIQSGQIQMAPVASARMMGISGTF, encoded by the coding sequence CCGCAGCCGCGCAAGGCGGCTCGGACGAGCCGCGGCTCCATGAGCTCCGCTTCGACTGGACCCGGGATGGCGTCAGCACCGGCGTGGCGGGCGTGCTGTGGATTTCCAGTGAGGCGTTCTTCAAGGACAACCTGGCCCCGGCGCAGTGCCGCTGGTGCGACCGCGCGCCGGATGGGACGGACCGCCTCAACCGGCTGGACCGCTGGGGACGCGGCATCGTCGGGTCGACGCCGTCCGCCCGCAAACGGGCCCACAACTGGAGCAACATCGTCGGCTTCGGCGCGCTGCCGGCGGGGGTGCTCGGCATCCAGTACGCCATGGGCCATGGCTCGGGCGCTCCGACTCGCTACTTCGCCCAGGACGCCACCATCATCGTCCAGAGCGCGGTGTTCGCCTCCCTGGCGAACCAGACGGTGAAGTTCATCGCCGGCCGCGAGCGCCCCTTCGTCCACATCCTGCCCGAGGACCAGAAGGGCCTCACCGACCACCCCAGCGACAACAACCTGTCCTTCTACAGCGGCCACACCAACCTCGCCTTCTCGCTGGTGGTGTCCGCGGGCACCGTCGCCGCGCTGCGCGGCTACAAGCATCAGGCGTGGCTCTGGGCGGTGGGCCTGCCCGTGGCCACCTCCGTGGGCCTGCTGCGCATGGGCGCCGACAAGCACTACCTCACGGACGTTGCCACCGGCGCACTGCTCGGCTCGGCGGTCGGCGTCGCCGTGCCCCTGCTGCTCCATGGCCGGAAGGGCGAGGCCACGCCGAACATCCAGTCAGGGCAGATCCAGATGGCGCCCGTGGCCAGCGCGCGGATGATGGGCATCTCCGGCACCTTCTAG